The Bacillota bacterium genome contains a region encoding:
- a CDS encoding fumarate hydratase C-terminal domain-containing protein, translated as MKQINVPLTDEAVDGLRAGDRALLSGKLYTVGDAAHQKLVQRIGQGKQPPFSLANQVIYYAVATPPPPGRIVGSVGPTTATRMDCYTPALLAQGLKGVVAKGYRSAEVAQAMREHRAVYFGAVCGAAALLSRYVTSVRLAAFPGLGAEAVYEYTVADFPVVVINDIHGGDLHQEGRRVYALNQAT; from the coding sequence ATGAAACAGATCAACGTGCCTCTAACCGACGAGGCGGTCGACGGCCTGCGTGCCGGCGACCGGGCCTTGCTCAGCGGCAAGCTGTACACGGTGGGCGATGCCGCCCACCAGAAACTGGTACAGCGCATCGGACAGGGAAAGCAGCCGCCTTTTAGCCTGGCGAACCAGGTCATCTACTACGCCGTGGCCACGCCACCGCCCCCGGGACGCATTGTGGGTTCGGTCGGCCCCACGACGGCAACACGTATGGATTGCTACACCCCGGCCCTGCTCGCCCAGGGTTTGAAGGGCGTTGTCGCCAAGGGCTACCGTTCCGCCGAGGTGGCCCAGGCCATGCGAGAACACCGGGCCGTCTATTTCGGCGCCGTCTGCGGCGCGGCCGCCCTGCTCAGCCGGTACGTAACCAGCGTACGCTTGGCGGCCTTCCCCGGGTTGGGCGCGGAGGCCGTCTACGAGTACACGGTGGCCGATTTTCCGGTGGTGGTCATCAACGATATCCACGGGGGGGACCTCCACCAGGAGGGCCGGCGAGTCTACGCGCTCAACCAGGCTACTTGA
- a CDS encoding universal stress protein, whose product MFNKILVPTDGSDNAMKAANLAVDFARGVQPVEVEIINVYPVITVNPEGFFSAESYQEMLDREAEKITATTLALFENADLKAQVVYRGGDAGAEIARYAEEEGFDLIIMGTRGAGAFSAWVVGSVAQKVVSRASCPVLLVK is encoded by the coding sequence GTGTTCAACAAGATCCTGGTACCGACGGACGGTTCCGACAACGCTATGAAGGCCGCGAATCTGGCCGTGGACTTCGCCCGAGGTGTTCAGCCGGTTGAAGTGGAGATCATTAACGTCTACCCGGTGATCACTGTGAATCCCGAAGGCTTTTTTTCCGCGGAGTCTTATCAGGAGATGCTGGATAGGGAGGCCGAGAAGATCACGGCAACGACGCTTGCCCTCTTTGAGAACGCCGACCTGAAAGCCCAGGTGGTCTACCGGGGCGGTGACGCCGGGGCGGAGATCGCCAGGTACGCCGAAGAGGAAGGTTTCGATCTGATCATTATGGGTACCCGGGGCGCGGGAGCCTTTAGCGCCTGGGTGGTGGGCAGCGTCGCCCAAAAGGTGGTCAGTCGCGCCTCCTGCCCCGTGCTGCTGGTGAAGTAG
- a CDS encoding succinate dehydrogenase, producing MKNAKVPGHSPRTDLYLEAAGLVTGILLVAFLWIHAFLVAIVVFGPAAFDGTARFLEKHYLSYAGIGLGLLIGLVHVASVARRIPTGYREQRAVWRTAGRMRHTDTYVWAFQAVTGPVILVAAAVHLWVVLADWPLQAAKSALRVQTDYLVFYLILLLVAEYHAAAGIYRLLVKWARFRRRSLAYAVGTAAVFILSVNLAALWALLHLGGVR from the coding sequence ATGAAAAACGCGAAAGTCCCGGGCCATAGTCCCAGGACCGACCTGTACCTGGAAGCTGCCGGGCTGGTCACCGGTATCCTGCTGGTGGCCTTCCTGTGGATTCACGCGTTTCTGGTGGCCATTGTCGTTTTCGGCCCCGCCGCCTTCGACGGCACGGCCCGGTTCCTCGAAAAGCATTACCTTTCTTACGCGGGCATCGGCTTGGGTCTCTTGATCGGCCTGGTCCACGTGGCTAGCGTGGCCCGCCGGATTCCGACCGGTTACCGGGAACAGCGTGCGGTGTGGCGGACGGCCGGAAGGATGCGGCACACCGATACCTATGTCTGGGCCTTCCAGGCGGTCACCGGACCGGTCATTCTCGTTGCGGCCGCCGTCCACCTCTGGGTCGTGCTGGCCGACTGGCCCCTCCAGGCGGCGAAGAGCGCCCTGCGCGTCCAGACGGACTATTTGGTCTTCTACCTCATCCTGTTGCTGGTCGCGGAATACCACGCCGCCGCCGGCATCTACCGCCTGCTGGTCAAGTGGGCCCGGTTCCGGCGCCGGTCCCTGGCGTACGCCGTGGGCACAGCCGCGGTCTTCATCCTGTCGGTGAACCTGGCGGCTTTGTGGGCGCTTCTCCATCTGGGAGGCGTCCGGTGA
- the cdaA gene encoding diadenylate cyclase CdaA: MGGERIGPIELPPPAAYVLDGFLILLIAYKIFTLVRGTQAVRVIKGLVVLAALTAVAQLLKLPLLSWTLEKIWTMAFVALPVIFWPELRLLLDKLGRGRPFGRLVPGNSPLKALVGEIAAAVETMSRDRLGALIVIERETGLKEYVQTGTSLDALVSRLLLLQLFAKHTPLHDGAVIIKGNRVVAAGCYLPLSLDERLARELGTRHRAGIGLSELTDALVVIVSEETGTISLAENGALTRYLDAAALADLLETRLAVEQRFPWRVWEWETPKIKKEK; encoded by the coding sequence TTGGGGGGTGAGCGCATCGGGCCGATCGAACTGCCGCCGCCGGCGGCGTACGTGCTGGACGGGTTTTTAATCCTGCTGATCGCCTATAAGATCTTCACCCTGGTCCGCGGCACCCAGGCCGTCAGAGTGATCAAGGGCCTGGTGGTCCTGGCGGCGCTGACCGCGGTCGCCCAACTGCTGAAGCTGCCGCTCTTGTCCTGGACGCTGGAGAAAATCTGGACGATGGCCTTCGTGGCCCTGCCGGTCATCTTCTGGCCGGAATTGCGGCTGCTCCTGGACAAGCTGGGCCGGGGCCGCCCCTTCGGCCGACTGGTGCCGGGCAACTCGCCGCTGAAGGCGCTGGTGGGCGAAATCGCGGCCGCCGTGGAGACCATGTCGCGCGACCGCCTGGGCGCGCTGATCGTGATCGAGCGGGAAACGGGGCTGAAAGAGTACGTGCAGACGGGCACCTCCCTGGACGCCTTGGTCTCTCGGCTCCTCTTGCTCCAACTGTTCGCCAAGCATACTCCCCTGCACGACGGGGCGGTGATCATCAAGGGCAACCGGGTAGTGGCGGCCGGCTGTTACCTGCCGTTGAGCCTCGACGAAAGGTTGGCCCGGGAGCTGGGGACCCGCCACCGGGCCGGGATCGGCCTCAGCGAGCTGACCGACGCCCTGGTGGTAATCGTCTCCGAAGAGACCGGGACCATCTCCCTGGCCGAAAACGGCGCGCTGACCCGCTATCTGGATGCGGCGGCGCTGGCGGATTTGCTGGAAACACGCCTGGCGGTGGAACAGCGCTTCCCGTGGCGGGTTTGGGAATGGGAGACCCCAAAAATAAAGAAAGAAAAATGA
- a CDS encoding spore germination protein: MSLLETLNRLLVFREPQEPRYEFESGREDRPAAEKRAPSGTGQQAAGTPGDASAFERKQAQSRRLEAILKENRPLCTNLDENERLLKEIFREPDNKDIVFRPFSIGTERPRRALLVFFDGLVDTNRQNLSILQPLMLFARLRPDREPAQENGPGTAGIEAREELAKRISEALLPGNEVSSVGTVREVVEDVLNANTALLVDGLDTALLIETKAWATRGVGTPQVEAVIRGPQEAFTEQVRINVTLVRKTLRRSSLVTEFLPVGRMSPLQCAVMYLDDTANPALVAEVKRRLKSIKADYVNESGILEQFIEDTPGAPAPQTLATERPDRVVAGLVEGRVAVMVDGNPWALIVPTTFFSLMQAAEDAYDRWPFGTYTRFVRYLGAGLALLLPGSYVALVTYHTEFLPTELLLAFTGAREPVPFPTVVEVLLMETAFELIREAGVRIPGAVGTTLGIVGALILGQAAVAANIVSPILIIIVALTALGSFTIPNYPFSNTVRMYRFFYIALGGVLGLFGILIGLFVHLALVARMTSFGVPFLAPLAPVTRGAPDYLQRGPAWEQEQRPDYLDPLRRRRQPRISRGWTRRRRKDDDRPGGR; this comes from the coding sequence GTGTCTTTGTTGGAGACGTTGAACCGGCTGCTCGTTTTCCGCGAGCCCCAAGAACCCCGGTACGAGTTTGAGTCCGGTCGTGAGGACCGGCCTGCGGCGGAAAAACGCGCGCCGTCCGGGACGGGCCAACAGGCCGCCGGCACCCCCGGGGACGCCTCTGCTTTTGAAAGAAAACAGGCCCAAAGCCGGCGTTTGGAGGCCATCCTGAAGGAAAACCGGCCGCTTTGCACCAACTTGGATGAGAACGAGCGCCTGCTCAAAGAGATTTTCCGTGAACCCGACAATAAGGACATCGTGTTCCGGCCCTTCTCCATCGGCACCGAGCGGCCCCGGCGGGCGCTTTTGGTCTTCTTCGACGGGTTGGTCGACACCAACCGGCAAAATCTGTCCATCCTGCAGCCCCTGATGCTCTTCGCCCGCCTGCGCCCGGACCGGGAACCGGCGCAGGAGAATGGACCCGGGACGGCCGGCATAGAGGCGCGGGAAGAGTTGGCCAAAAGAATCAGCGAAGCGCTCCTCCCCGGGAACGAGGTCAGTTCGGTGGGCACCGTCCGGGAGGTGGTGGAGGACGTGTTGAACGCCAACACCGCCCTCCTGGTCGACGGCCTGGACACCGCCCTCCTGATCGAGACCAAGGCCTGGGCCACCCGGGGGGTGGGCACGCCGCAGGTGGAGGCGGTGATCCGGGGACCCCAGGAGGCATTCACCGAGCAAGTCCGGATCAACGTCACCCTGGTGCGCAAGACCCTGCGCCGCTCGAGCCTGGTAACCGAGTTCCTCCCCGTGGGCCGGATGAGCCCGCTGCAGTGCGCCGTGATGTACCTGGACGACACCGCCAACCCCGCCCTGGTGGCCGAGGTGAAACGCCGCCTCAAATCGATCAAAGCAGACTACGTGAACGAGAGCGGGATCCTGGAGCAATTCATCGAGGACACGCCCGGCGCCCCGGCGCCGCAGACTCTGGCCACCGAACGTCCCGACCGGGTGGTCGCCGGCCTGGTGGAGGGCCGGGTGGCCGTCATGGTGGACGGCAACCCCTGGGCGCTGATCGTTCCCACTACCTTCTTCTCCCTGATGCAGGCGGCCGAGGACGCCTACGACCGGTGGCCGTTCGGAACTTACACGCGTTTCGTTCGCTACCTCGGCGCGGGGCTGGCCCTCCTGCTGCCGGGGAGCTACGTGGCGCTGGTTACCTATCACACCGAGTTTCTTCCCACCGAGCTGCTGCTGGCCTTCACCGGCGCGCGGGAGCCGGTGCCTTTCCCGACGGTGGTGGAGGTATTGTTGATGGAAACGGCGTTCGAACTGATCCGGGAGGCCGGGGTGCGCATCCCGGGCGCGGTGGGCACGACCCTGGGGATCGTGGGCGCCCTGATTCTGGGCCAAGCGGCGGTGGCCGCCAATATCGTCAGCCCCATCCTGATCATCATCGTCGCCCTTACCGCACTCGGATCGTTCACCATCCCGAACTATCCGTTCTCCAACACGGTCCGGATGTATCGTTTTTTCTACATTGCCCTGGGTGGGGTGCTCGGCCTGTTCGGGATCCTGATCGGGCTCTTCGTGCACCTGGCGCTGGTGGCGCGCATGACCTCCTTCGGGGTGCCCTTCCTGGCCCCGTTGGCCCCCGTGACCCGCGGCGCGCCCGACTACCTCCAGCGGGGGCCGGCCTGGGAACAGGAACAGCGCCCGGATTATCTCGACCCGCTACGCCGGCGCCGGCAACCGCGCATCAGCCGGGGCTGGACGCGGCGCCGGCGGAAGGATGACGACCGGCCCGGCGGCCGGTGA
- a CDS encoding Ger(x)C family spore germination protein — protein sequence MRSVLTITFLILAVLCLPGCWDYRELDETAWVTAVGVDRGRENLLTVTLQIAVARNIAGVGDGASGGAKQTMLVTSMEAPSLISALEFAHAWIDRRVDLSHTKVIVIGRELAETDFVTNVRPLVRFSQFRPTIRVLVANGRAEAVLREAAPVLEASPGKFWELQTGGWDVTEFIPRVDFHVVHRDIISPGSAGVVGLVAVQRREEGPPDPSKKAKGVHMAGTIPRRGGPGIEMMGAAVIRGGRMVGVLNGDETGIKKMVRGTFREMIKTIRDPQHPGRFFVVRVFPQEPPAVNVRIGADGMPRVAVLIPLEGDVLAIQSGERYERPERVRQVERAVEESCMTDARAALDKAQNEFGVDFFALGYHAKQHFPTWQAWEAYAWDEKFPDAEVSIDFDFRVRRFGITRETPPQR from the coding sequence GTGCGCTCGGTACTGACAATCACGTTCCTGATCCTGGCGGTCCTGTGCCTGCCGGGCTGCTGGGACTACCGCGAGCTGGACGAGACGGCCTGGGTGACGGCCGTCGGCGTGGACCGGGGCCGGGAAAACCTCCTCACGGTCACCCTGCAGATCGCCGTGGCGAGGAACATCGCCGGGGTGGGAGACGGAGCCAGCGGCGGCGCGAAGCAGACGATGCTGGTGACCTCCATGGAAGCGCCGAGCCTCATCAGCGCGCTGGAGTTCGCCCACGCCTGGATCGACCGCCGGGTGGACCTGTCGCACACCAAGGTGATCGTTATCGGCCGCGAACTGGCCGAGACCGATTTCGTCACCAATGTGAGGCCGTTAGTCCGGTTTAGCCAGTTCCGCCCGACCATTCGGGTGTTGGTGGCCAACGGCCGCGCCGAGGCTGTGCTGCGGGAGGCCGCCCCGGTTCTGGAGGCCAGCCCGGGCAAGTTCTGGGAGCTCCAAACCGGCGGCTGGGATGTCACCGAATTCATTCCCCGGGTCGACTTCCACGTGGTCCACCGCGACATCATTTCGCCAGGGTCGGCGGGCGTGGTCGGCCTGGTCGCCGTGCAACGGCGGGAGGAAGGGCCGCCTGACCCGTCAAAAAAGGCCAAGGGGGTCCATATGGCCGGGACCATCCCCCGGCGCGGCGGGCCGGGGATCGAGATGATGGGCGCGGCCGTGATCCGGGGTGGGCGGATGGTGGGAGTGCTGAACGGGGACGAGACCGGGATCAAGAAAATGGTGCGGGGGACCTTCCGGGAAATGATCAAGACGATCCGCGATCCCCAGCACCCCGGCCGGTTCTTCGTGGTCCGGGTTTTTCCGCAGGAGCCGCCGGCGGTGAACGTTCGGATCGGAGCGGACGGGATGCCCCGGGTGGCGGTGCTGATCCCGCTGGAGGGGGACGTCCTGGCCATCCAGAGCGGGGAGCGCTACGAGCGGCCGGAAAGGGTGCGCCAGGTGGAGCGGGCGGTGGAGGAAAGCTGCATGACCGACGCCCGCGCCGCCCTGGACAAGGCCCAGAACGAGTTCGGCGTCGACTTTTTTGCCCTGGGCTACCATGCCAAGCAGCACTTCCCCACCTGGCAGGCCTGGGAGGCTTACGCCTGGGACGAAAAATTCCCGGACGCCGAGGTCAGCATCGACTTCGACTTTCGGGTGCGCCGCTTCGGCATCACACGCGAGACGCCCCCCCAGCGCTAG
- a CDS encoding GerAB/ArcD/ProY family transporter — translation MSSGSPRVGFGEAVALLVVFLSMKVLISHLALIFPLGLSASWMIPLMHLPVGLVGVAVIVWLLNRFPGRTIVEIGEELVGPVVNGFFVLLYYAFFVVFTALVLRQFAEFVLIGFFPETPLSIVVLAFAASATVIVFLGLETLARTARVLFYLLGFSFVLLLLLTSNVWSQHGIFPLWGPGAPELFWAAFSTLGVGVEIFLLTMLAPYLPRGRMLAVGLVSVLAAGAAVALAILVSLLVFTYPAVREPVLPMFELARIVMWGRFFVRMETLFLPLWIFSALIGLAAALYICTAVAARALKLPYHRPLILPTMVLILAGAFAPPNYSTAVELGFAVTARWSFIPLGAIVGVLVAAAWLRGRRRQRE, via the coding sequence ATGTCTAGCGGGTCGCCGCGGGTGGGCTTCGGCGAGGCCGTGGCGCTCCTCGTTGTTTTCCTCAGCATGAAGGTCTTGATCTCGCACCTGGCCCTGATCTTTCCGCTCGGGCTTTCGGCCTCCTGGATGATTCCGCTCATGCACCTGCCGGTGGGCCTGGTGGGTGTCGCGGTTATCGTGTGGCTTTTAAACCGGTTTCCCGGCCGGACCATCGTCGAGATCGGCGAGGAACTGGTCGGCCCGGTGGTGAACGGCTTCTTCGTCCTGCTCTACTACGCTTTCTTCGTCGTCTTTACCGCCCTGGTCCTGCGCCAGTTCGCCGAATTCGTGCTGATTGGTTTCTTCCCCGAGACGCCGCTCAGCATCGTGGTGCTGGCCTTTGCGGCCAGCGCGACCGTGATCGTTTTTCTGGGGCTGGAAACCCTGGCCCGGACCGCCCGGGTGCTGTTCTACCTCTTGGGGTTTAGTTTCGTGCTCCTGCTCCTGCTGACCTCGAACGTGTGGAGCCAGCACGGGATCTTCCCGCTCTGGGGTCCAGGGGCGCCGGAATTATTCTGGGCCGCTTTTTCCACCCTGGGGGTGGGGGTGGAGATCTTCCTGTTGACTATGCTGGCGCCGTACCTGCCCCGGGGCCGGATGCTCGCGGTCGGCCTGGTTTCGGTCCTGGCGGCGGGCGCGGCCGTGGCGCTGGCGATATTGGTGTCCCTGCTGGTGTTCACCTACCCTGCGGTCCGTGAACCGGTGCTGCCGATGTTCGAGTTGGCGCGCATCGTGATGTGGGGACGGTTCTTCGTGCGGATGGAGACCCTGTTCTTACCGCTCTGGATCTTCTCAGCCCTGATCGGGCTCGCGGCGGCCCTGTACATTTGCACCGCCGTCGCCGCCCGGGCCCTGAAGCTACCCTACCACCGGCCGCTCATCCTGCCTACCATGGTGCTGATCCTAGCCGGGGCCTTCGCTCCGCCGAACTACTCCACCGCGGTGGAACTGGGCTTTGCCGTCACCGCCCGCTGGTCGTTCATCCCCCTGGGAGCGATTGTCGGCGTCCTGGTGGCGGCGGCTTGGCTGCGCGGGCGGAGGAGGCAGCGAGAATAG
- a CDS encoding fumarate hydratase: MRTIDAAKITEVVAGLCEEANFILEPSVHSAMQKALMEEVSPLGKDVFAQILANAALAAENRLPICQDTGIVLVLVELGQDVHVTGGGLYAAIDQGVRQAYQRGYLRKSVVNDPIERTNTKDNTPAVIHCRIVDGERIRISLMPKSAGSENMSTALMLNPADGWEGIKSFVLDTVDQAGSNPCPPVIVGVGIGGTLEKAALLAKEALFRPVGQRNRAEILAHLEEELLDAVNRLGIGPMGRGGRITALAVHIEVFPTHMSSLPVAVNLLCCAARYKTMEI, from the coding sequence TTGCGCACCATCGACGCGGCCAAGATCACCGAGGTGGTGGCCGGACTCTGCGAGGAGGCCAATTTCATTCTCGAACCGAGTGTGCATTCCGCCATGCAAAAGGCGTTGATGGAGGAGGTTTCACCCCTTGGGAAGGACGTGTTCGCCCAAATCCTGGCCAATGCCGCCCTGGCCGCGGAAAACAGGTTGCCCATCTGCCAGGACACGGGCATCGTGCTCGTGCTGGTCGAACTGGGACAGGATGTGCACGTCACGGGGGGCGGCCTCTACGCGGCGATCGACCAGGGAGTGCGTCAGGCCTACCAGCGCGGCTACCTGCGCAAATCGGTGGTCAACGACCCCATCGAACGGACCAACACCAAGGACAACACACCGGCCGTAATTCACTGCCGGATCGTGGACGGGGAGAGAATCAGGATTTCGCTCATGCCCAAGAGCGCCGGGAGCGAAAACATGAGCACCGCCCTGATGCTCAATCCGGCCGACGGGTGGGAGGGAATCAAAAGCTTCGTACTGGATACGGTCGATCAAGCCGGCTCTAATCCGTGCCCCCCGGTGATCGTCGGGGTCGGCATAGGCGGCACCTTGGAGAAGGCGGCGCTGCTGGCCAAGGAAGCCTTGTTCCGCCCCGTGGGACAAAGAAACCGGGCGGAGATTCTCGCGCACCTGGAAGAAGAGCTGCTGGACGCCGTCAATAGGCTGGGCATCGGCCCGATGGGCCGCGGGGGCCGGATTACCGCGCTGGCCGTACACATCGAAGTCTTTCCGACTCATATGTCGTCTCTGCCGGTGGCGGTCAATCTGCTGTGCTGCGCCGCACGTTACAAAACCATGGAAATCTAG
- a CDS encoding fumarate reductase flavoprotein subunit, with protein sequence MSAGRTHITDVLVLGAGLAGERTAIEAAARGLEVVILSLVPPRRSHSTVAQGGLQAALGNSVMSQGDSPDLHFADTVMGADWGCDQHVVRLFVNTAPAAVRQMARWGVPWSRITAGERRLPDLTVVEEPEAAAGLINAKKFGGTTKWRTCYAADGTGHALQYALDGMVLSLGITVHDRTEAVALIRDGEKCLGAVARCLRTGELRAYLAKAVVIATGGCGRLYGLSTNSVINEGTGLSLALDTGLACLGNMEAVQFHPQTLPPTWIPVSEGGGYLLDRNLDYFMPHYQPENNKQPYRDVTARLMQERIRAGLGVESPHGPHLWLDVRHLGAEHIARQLRSLAAFCRDFAGIDPARELIPVRSVQHYVMGGVRTNIDGAAYGLKGLFAVGEAACWDLHGFNRLGGNSLAETIVAGMAVGKKAAEFALGEALHYSSALVAQHLAAQEDRVRRLIAGQNGGENVYALKKQMGQILTEHTGIFRTGSGLKTAVAALGELHQRAQRVGLVSSGRGADPELGAAMRLPGMVRLALCIACGALARTESRGTHYREDYPNRDDVNWLNRTLAYWPPGAEKPVLKYEPVRITELTPGKRATPA encoded by the coding sequence GTGAGCGCCGGCCGCACCCACATCACCGACGTCCTGGTCCTGGGGGCCGGGTTGGCGGGCGAACGCACGGCCATTGAGGCCGCCGCCCGGGGACTGGAGGTGGTCATCCTCAGCCTGGTGCCGCCCAGGCGCTCCCACAGCACGGTGGCGCAGGGCGGGCTGCAGGCCGCCCTGGGGAACTCCGTCATGAGCCAGGGAGACAGCCCGGACCTTCACTTCGCGGACACCGTGATGGGGGCCGACTGGGGCTGCGATCAGCACGTGGTCCGCCTGTTCGTGAACACCGCACCGGCGGCCGTGCGCCAGATGGCGCGCTGGGGCGTGCCGTGGAGCCGCATTACGGCCGGCGAGCGCCGCCTGCCCGACCTTACCGTGGTCGAGGAGCCGGAAGCCGCCGCCGGGCTGATCAACGCCAAAAAGTTCGGCGGCACCACCAAGTGGCGCACCTGCTACGCCGCCGACGGTACCGGGCACGCCCTGCAGTACGCCCTGGACGGGATGGTGCTCAGTTTGGGCATCACCGTTCACGACCGCACGGAAGCAGTCGCGCTCATCCGTGACGGCGAAAAATGCCTCGGCGCCGTCGCCCGGTGCCTGCGCACCGGGGAGCTCCGGGCCTACCTGGCCAAAGCCGTCGTCATCGCCACCGGCGGCTGCGGACGCCTCTACGGCTTGTCCACCAACTCCGTGATCAACGAGGGGACGGGTCTTTCCCTGGCCCTGGACACCGGGCTGGCCTGTTTGGGCAACATGGAGGCCGTGCAGTTTCATCCCCAGACGCTGCCGCCAACCTGGATTCCGGTCAGCGAGGGAGGCGGCTATTTGCTGGACCGCAACCTGGACTACTTCATGCCCCACTACCAGCCGGAGAACAACAAGCAACCGTACCGGGACGTAACGGCCCGCCTTATGCAGGAACGCATCCGCGCCGGCCTGGGAGTGGAAAGCCCCCACGGCCCGCACCTTTGGCTGGACGTGCGCCATCTGGGGGCGGAACACATCGCACGGCAGCTCCGGAGCCTGGCGGCGTTCTGCCGGGACTTCGCGGGAATCGATCCCGCCCGGGAACTGATTCCGGTGCGCTCCGTCCAGCATTACGTCATGGGCGGGGTGAGGACAAACATCGACGGGGCGGCCTACGGCTTAAAAGGGCTTTTTGCCGTGGGCGAGGCGGCGTGCTGGGATCTGCACGGGTTCAACCGCCTGGGCGGCAATTCCCTGGCCGAAACCATCGTGGCCGGCATGGCCGTCGGGAAAAAGGCCGCCGAGTTCGCCCTCGGAGAGGCTCTCCACTACTCGAGCGCCCTGGTCGCCCAACACCTGGCGGCCCAGGAAGACCGCGTCCGGCGCCTCATCGCGGGCCAAAACGGCGGCGAAAACGTCTATGCCCTCAAGAAACAAATGGGGCAAATCTTAACGGAACATACAGGTATATTCCGGACCGGCTCCGGGTTGAAGACGGCGGTGGCCGCACTGGGAGAGTTGCACCAGCGGGCGCAGCGGGTCGGGTTGGTTTCCAGCGGCCGCGGCGCCGACCCGGAGCTGGGCGCCGCCATGCGGCTGCCGGGCATGGTCCGCCTGGCCCTGTGCATCGCCTGCGGCGCGCTGGCCCGAACCGAAAGCCGGGGTACGCACTATCGTGAGGACTATCCCAACCGGGACGACGTCAACTGGCTGAACCGCACGCTGGCCTACTGGCCGCCCGGAGCCGAGAAGCCTGTGCTCAAATACGAACCGGTGCGGATCACCGAACTGACTCCCGGAAAACGCGCCACCCCGGCCTAG
- a CDS encoding fumarate reductase iron-sulfur subunit yields MGRRLTFDIFRYHPSTAGTEPRMQTFHLRETPGMNIYAALTRIREEQDPSLMFDFVCRMALCGSCGMLINGRPRLACKTFTGRLPDRITLYPLPVFRLVGDLSVDTGGWFRHVTLKTGAWLHTSRAFESSAPEERMDNETALQIYEAERCIECGCCLAACAKVHIQPGFIGAAGINRLARFMLDPRDERSAAQYFEVLGSEDGIFGCMGLMGCEDNCPKDLPLQLQLAYVRRRMAAAGFGPRGNRRK; encoded by the coding sequence ATGGGTCGCCGCCTGACTTTCGACATCTTCCGCTACCATCCGTCTACAGCCGGAACGGAGCCCCGGATGCAGACCTTTCACTTGCGTGAAACGCCGGGAATGAACATCTATGCGGCGCTCACCAGGATCCGGGAAGAACAGGACCCCTCCCTGATGTTCGACTTTGTCTGCCGGATGGCGCTCTGCGGTTCCTGCGGCATGCTGATCAACGGGCGGCCCCGGTTGGCCTGCAAGACTTTCACCGGCCGGCTGCCCGACCGGATCACGCTGTACCCGCTGCCCGTCTTCCGGCTCGTCGGGGATCTGTCTGTGGATACAGGGGGGTGGTTCCGGCACGTTACCCTGAAAACCGGGGCCTGGCTGCACACCTCCCGGGCCTTTGAGTCAAGCGCCCCGGAGGAGCGCATGGACAACGAGACGGCGCTGCAGATTTACGAGGCCGAACGGTGCATCGAGTGCGGCTGCTGCCTTGCGGCTTGCGCCAAGGTTCACATTCAGCCGGGTTTCATCGGGGCCGCGGGCATCAACCGCCTGGCCCGCTTCATGCTGGACCCGCGGGACGAGCGCAGCGCAGCGCAGTACTTCGAGGTGCTGGGTTCCGAGGACGGTATCTTCGGCTGCATGGGCCTCATGGGCTGCGAAGACAACTGCCCTAAAGACCTGCCCCTGCAGCTCCAACTGGCTTACGTCCGCCGCAGAATGGCCGCCGCCGGCTTCGGCCCGCGCGGGAACCGCAGGAAATGA